In Bifidobacterium actinocoloniiforme DSM 22766, a genomic segment contains:
- a CDS encoding heavy metal translocating P-type ATPase — protein sequence MLNAIVVAAAALVTIAIIWFFFAPKKAVQASNEGGVQTIRIAVKGGYSPQLVQVDANRPVRLIFDRQESGECSSHVIFPDLGIDQMLPAFKTTSLDLTLPKPGDYPFACGMNMLHGMLRALPSQSDSSERDAQDSRNQRSPASAELKPEQPNQVSPADTRSAHSMATTTPKSEPAHPAHGKVLAQGDPEDEDLERNKEIRSLTARFVVALVFTLPVLTAAMFGMFIRMPALLMNPWTQLALILPVMFYSGWPIQRVGWLALAHRAPEMNSLVALGTMTAFAYSLVVTLTPGILPPSARNPYYEAVGTIITLMLLGQVFEARARRGTGDAIRSLVGLKPKTASVLRTGEQGGETVEQIDVDDVAVGDIVLVHPGEKLPVDGTVISGSSSVDESMVTGEPMPVLKKAGDQVVGATINSTGSLRYRATQVGQDTVLAQIIRLVKAAQSSKAPIQKLADKIASIFVPGVMLVAIWTFVVWWLFGPLPKGVNGIVAAVSVLVIACPCALGLATPLSVTIGTGRGARSGVLYRSADALQKAQKVDVIVLDKTGTITVGKPQLTDTATAIGWSRKELLALAASAEGDSEHPLALAIVDGAKAQGLRLPPVLSFSSLTGAGVDALVSLQSSSATSEPAKSRSAEADVDKSSVHDGGEGRQSGVLVGSKALLDERGIDLPAGDDPALMSAQRWAAQGKTTVYVAVDGRFAGVLAVSDKVKPSSAKAIQAFKDRRIAAVMLTGDGAGTAQAVGREVGVERVVSQVRPEDKATIVKALQRQGHTVAMIGDGINDAPALAQADLGMAIGTGTDVAIESADITLVSGDLQSAVTAIDLSGAAMRDIHENLWFAFGYNGLGIPIAAGVLYPFIGLLLNPMIAGAAMAFSSLSVVLNANRLRVTPLQARPVRDPKPVDMPALKALVRRPPAANGGTMNVRNANQPKGSADMAENTKVTDPVCGMSIDPTTAAATRDYQGKTYYFCSPGCVETFDADPEKVLNK from the coding sequence TTGCTCAACGCAATCGTCGTCGCTGCAGCGGCCCTGGTCACCATCGCCATCATCTGGTTCTTCTTCGCGCCCAAAAAGGCGGTCCAGGCCTCCAACGAAGGCGGAGTGCAGACGATTCGCATAGCGGTCAAGGGCGGCTACTCCCCCCAGCTTGTCCAGGTGGACGCCAACCGGCCGGTCCGCCTGATCTTCGACCGGCAGGAGTCCGGCGAATGCTCCTCGCACGTGATCTTCCCCGATTTGGGCATCGATCAGATGCTGCCCGCCTTCAAGACCACCAGCCTGGATTTGACCCTGCCCAAGCCCGGCGATTACCCGTTCGCCTGCGGCATGAACATGCTCCACGGGATGCTCCGGGCCCTGCCCAGCCAGAGCGACTCCAGCGAGCGCGACGCCCAGGATTCCCGGAACCAGCGGAGCCCGGCGAGCGCCGAGCTGAAGCCAGAGCAACCGAACCAGGTCTCACCGGCGGACACACGATCCGCCCATAGCATGGCCACGACCACGCCCAAGAGCGAGCCCGCCCATCCGGCCCACGGCAAGGTCCTGGCCCAAGGGGACCCGGAGGACGAAGACCTCGAGCGCAACAAGGAGATTCGCTCCCTGACCGCCCGCTTCGTCGTGGCCCTGGTCTTCACCCTTCCGGTCCTCACCGCCGCCATGTTCGGCATGTTCATCCGCATGCCGGCCCTCTTGATGAACCCCTGGACCCAGCTGGCCCTGATTCTGCCGGTCATGTTCTATTCAGGCTGGCCCATCCAACGGGTGGGTTGGTTGGCCCTGGCCCACCGCGCCCCGGAGATGAACTCCCTAGTGGCCCTGGGCACGATGACCGCCTTCGCCTACTCCCTGGTCGTCACGCTCACCCCCGGCATCCTGCCGCCTTCCGCCCGCAACCCCTACTATGAGGCCGTGGGCACAATCATCACGCTGATGCTCCTGGGCCAGGTCTTCGAAGCCCGGGCCCGGCGGGGCACCGGCGACGCCATCCGTTCCCTCGTGGGCTTGAAGCCCAAAACCGCCTCGGTGCTGCGGACCGGGGAGCAGGGGGGCGAAACAGTGGAGCAAATCGACGTGGACGATGTGGCTGTCGGAGACATCGTGTTGGTTCACCCGGGCGAGAAGCTGCCGGTGGACGGCACCGTGATCTCCGGCTCCTCCTCTGTGGATGAGTCGATGGTGACCGGCGAGCCCATGCCCGTGCTCAAAAAGGCGGGCGATCAGGTAGTCGGCGCGACGATCAACTCGACCGGCTCCCTGCGCTACCGCGCCACGCAGGTGGGGCAGGACACCGTGCTGGCACAGATCATCCGCTTGGTCAAGGCAGCCCAATCCTCCAAGGCCCCCATCCAGAAGCTGGCCGACAAAATCGCCTCGATCTTCGTGCCCGGCGTGATGCTGGTGGCCATCTGGACCTTCGTGGTCTGGTGGCTCTTTGGGCCCCTGCCCAAAGGAGTCAATGGCATCGTTGCCGCGGTCTCGGTGCTGGTCATCGCCTGCCCCTGCGCGCTGGGCCTGGCCACGCCGCTCTCGGTGACGATCGGGACGGGACGCGGCGCCCGGTCCGGCGTGCTCTACCGGTCGGCCGACGCCCTGCAGAAGGCGCAGAAAGTTGACGTGATCGTGCTCGACAAGACCGGCACAATCACTGTCGGCAAGCCCCAACTGACCGATACCGCCACCGCGATCGGCTGGAGCCGAAAGGAGCTGTTGGCCTTGGCCGCCTCGGCAGAGGGGGACTCCGAGCACCCCCTTGCCCTAGCCATCGTGGACGGGGCGAAGGCGCAGGGGCTGCGACTGCCGCCAGTCTTGTCTTTCTCTTCCCTGACCGGCGCTGGCGTGGACGCGCTGGTTTCCCTCCAATCCAGCTCGGCTACCTCTGAACCCGCGAAGTCAAGATCGGCTGAAGCAGATGTGGACAAGTCAAGCGTCCACGACGGCGGTGAAGGCCGCCAGAGCGGGGTCCTGGTCGGCAGCAAGGCACTTTTGGACGAGCGGGGCATCGACCTGCCCGCCGGGGACGACCCTGCACTGATGAGCGCCCAGCGATGGGCCGCCCAAGGCAAGACCACGGTCTACGTGGCAGTCGACGGCCGCTTCGCCGGCGTTCTAGCCGTGTCCGACAAGGTCAAGCCCAGCTCCGCCAAGGCCATCCAAGCCTTCAAGGACAGGCGGATCGCGGCCGTCATGCTCACGGGCGACGGCGCAGGCACCGCTCAAGCCGTGGGGCGGGAGGTGGGCGTGGAGCGCGTGGTCTCCCAAGTCCGCCCCGAAGACAAGGCCACGATCGTCAAGGCCCTCCAAAGGCAGGGGCACACCGTGGCCATGATCGGCGACGGCATCAACGACGCGCCCGCACTGGCCCAAGCCGACCTGGGCATGGCCATCGGCACCGGCACCGACGTGGCGATCGAGTCCGCCGACATCACCCTGGTGTCGGGCGACCTCCAGAGCGCGGTGACAGCGATCGACCTGTCCGGCGCGGCCATGCGCGACATCCATGAAAACCTCTGGTTCGCCTTCGGATACAACGGCTTGGGCATTCCAATCGCCGCTGGCGTCCTTTACCCCTTCATCGGCCTCCTGCTGAACCCGATGATCGCCGGCGCTGCAATGGCCTTCTCCTCGCTTTCGGTGGTGTTGAACGCCAACCGCCTGCGCGTCACCCCGCTCCAAGCCCGGCCCGTACGCGACCCCAAACCGGTCGACATGCCCGCCCTCAAGGCCCTGGTCCGGCGCCCACCCGCCGCAAACGGTGGGACCATGAATGTAAGGAATGCAAATCAACCGAAAGGAAGTGCCGATATGGCAGAGAACACCAAGGTCACCGACCCGGTCTGCGGCATGAGCATCGATCCCACAACGGCCGCCGCCACCCGCGACTACCAAGGCAAGACCTACTACTTCTGCAGCCCCGGCTGCGTCGAGACCTTCGACGCAGACCCGGAAAAGGTGCTCAACAAGTAG
- a CDS encoding S9 family peptidase produces MAEETDEAELSASQVGERIAGFPQTKARTLRFTLGAPRSIRMAGDGRRAFFLRSDGPEDFETSLWMSVFDQGDGHREVLLADPRDLLADAAQEQVPAEERARRERSREGGRGIVAYSVDAAGHRLVFTLGSRLWLTQLDSDGLGASTRSLTLPAELGEGHAILNPEISADGTRVAYTTGRQLAVVTIGADPAADAARVVLALEDGAGEEQKLGLAEFVAGEEMDRYQGFWWSPASDALLVESYDASPEPVWYISDPAEPSHPGQSRRYAQALTANAKVRLLLVRLGSDGSASSLVRVDWDHKAYEYLAVVRWQAKHEPLLLLQNRRQTRDQIAAVELGGGQQEPGADCGTKTFGFDDLPDLPSLPTRSLREHENDRWLDLVPGLPAWTPDGRLAEAVIDEGADTIRLALDGQAFSPVGCQLREVLDLGESDALAVVSSDPRSFDLVRFGYDGSLKVLNSRPGVWTASRAGRGIVVSGRTMQEPGVKAWHSLLAPGASLDALACCGEARPQSGVEASARLTSQAADPGFTPNVDFVRLGADQLFGAVVRPSESSPWAGEGKLPVLLKPYGGPGFQQVVFSQSYYWESQWWADQGFIVLTADGHGTTGRGPAWDRAIFEDMAQVTLDDQVAAVQALPDLVPQADLSRVAMIGWSYGGFLSALSVLRAPDVVHAACAGAPPTDWTLYDTHYTERYLGLDREVYRRNSIIDDAPKLRRPLMLIHGFADDNVSVANTLRLSQALMAAGRPHTVLPLTGITHMTNDPTVARNLLVLQRDFLYQALGIQPRD; encoded by the coding sequence ATGGCTGAGGAAACGGACGAAGCGGAGCTGTCGGCGAGCCAGGTGGGGGAGCGGATCGCGGGCTTCCCGCAAACCAAGGCGCGCACCCTACGTTTCACGCTGGGCGCCCCCAGGTCGATTCGGATGGCTGGGGATGGGCGACGGGCCTTCTTCCTGCGCTCGGACGGCCCAGAAGACTTTGAGACCAGCCTGTGGATGAGCGTCTTCGACCAGGGTGACGGCCACAGGGAGGTGCTCCTTGCTGACCCCCGCGACCTGCTGGCGGATGCGGCCCAGGAGCAGGTACCAGCCGAGGAGCGGGCGCGAAGGGAACGTTCGCGCGAAGGCGGACGGGGCATCGTGGCTTACAGCGTTGATGCGGCCGGTCATCGATTGGTCTTTACCCTGGGCTCTCGCCTGTGGCTCACCCAACTGGATTCGGATGGGCTGGGAGCCAGCACCCGGTCTCTGACCCTGCCCGCTGAGCTGGGCGAAGGGCATGCCATCCTCAACCCAGAGATTTCCGCTGACGGCACCCGGGTGGCCTACACCACCGGTCGTCAACTGGCTGTGGTGACCATCGGAGCCGACCCCGCCGCCGACGCCGCGCGCGTGGTGCTGGCGCTGGAGGATGGTGCCGGCGAAGAGCAGAAGCTGGGCCTGGCTGAATTCGTGGCCGGCGAGGAGATGGACCGCTACCAGGGATTCTGGTGGTCGCCAGCTTCCGACGCCCTGCTGGTGGAGTCCTACGACGCCAGCCCCGAGCCGGTGTGGTACATCAGCGACCCCGCTGAACCAAGCCACCCAGGCCAGTCCCGCCGCTACGCTCAGGCGCTGACTGCGAACGCGAAAGTGCGCCTGCTGCTGGTGCGCCTGGGCTCGGATGGCTCGGCCTCGTCTCTGGTCCGTGTGGACTGGGACCACAAGGCTTACGAATACCTGGCGGTGGTGCGCTGGCAGGCCAAGCACGAGCCCTTGCTGCTGCTGCAGAACCGTCGGCAGACCCGAGACCAGATCGCGGCTGTGGAGCTCGGCGGCGGCCAGCAGGAGCCTGGCGCCGACTGTGGCACGAAGACCTTTGGATTCGATGACTTGCCCGACTTGCCCTCCCTGCCTACACGGTCCTTGCGTGAGCACGAAAACGACCGGTGGCTGGACCTGGTGCCCGGGCTGCCCGCTTGGACGCCCGATGGGCGCCTGGCAGAAGCCGTAATCGACGAGGGCGCGGACACCATCCGCCTGGCCCTGGACGGTCAGGCCTTCTCGCCGGTCGGCTGCCAGCTGCGAGAGGTGCTGGACTTAGGCGAGAGCGACGCGCTCGCGGTCGTTTCCTCCGACCCCCGCTCCTTCGACCTGGTCCGCTTCGGATACGATGGCAGCCTGAAAGTCCTGAACTCACGGCCGGGCGTGTGGACCGCCTCCAGGGCCGGGCGGGGCATCGTCGTGTCCGGGCGCACCATGCAGGAGCCGGGCGTCAAAGCCTGGCACTCCTTGCTCGCGCCTGGGGCCAGCCTGGACGCCTTGGCCTGCTGCGGCGAAGCTCGGCCCCAGAGCGGGGTTGAGGCCAGCGCCCGCCTGACCAGCCAGGCCGCTGACCCTGGTTTCACTCCCAACGTGGACTTCGTGCGCTTGGGGGCCGACCAGCTCTTCGGGGCGGTGGTGCGGCCCAGCGAATCCAGCCCCTGGGCGGGTGAGGGGAAACTGCCGGTGCTGCTGAAGCCTTACGGCGGTCCAGGTTTCCAACAGGTGGTCTTCAGCCAGTCTTACTACTGGGAGTCCCAGTGGTGGGCGGACCAAGGCTTCATAGTGCTCACCGCGGACGGCCACGGCACCACTGGGCGCGGTCCCGCTTGGGATCGGGCGATTTTTGAGGACATGGCCCAGGTGACCCTGGACGACCAAGTTGCGGCGGTGCAGGCCCTGCCGGACCTGGTGCCGCAGGCTGATTTGAGCCGGGTGGCCATGATTGGCTGGTCGTACGGCGGCTTCCTGTCGGCCCTGTCCGTGCTGCGGGCGCCGGATGTGGTCCACGCGGCCTGCGCGGGTGCGCCCCCTACCGACTGGACCCTGTACGACACCCACTACACTGAGCGCTACTTGGGTTTGGACCGGGAGGTTTACCGGCGCAACTCAATCATCGACGATGCGCCCAAGCTGCGCCGCCCGCTCATGCTGATTCATGGTTTCGCCGACGACAATGTGTCGGTCGCGAACACCCTGCGCCTCTCCCAAGCCCTGATGGCGGCGGGTCGGCCCCACACCGTGCTGCCCCTGACCGGTATCACGCATATGACCAACGATCCTACCGTCGCGCGCAACCTGCTGGTCCTTCAACGGGACTTCCTCTACCAGGCGCTCGGCATTCAACCGCGCGATTGA
- a CDS encoding class C sortase, whose protein sequence is MSEHSGKGRAGASKDQSRLRSSRAQGARREVVKPGRPGHAGRSIKWRSMVDLLIFLIGLGIFMYPLVAAYVNYQSASSAIDNYDSIVERLTPAEKAEMWAQAKRYDEELGKPTLRDPFKYHKLKYPVNLYNRTLNVDGKGMMAYVEIPKISVKLPVYHGTSDDVLLKGTGHIATTHIPTDNKTLHGVITGHTGAVGHIFFDNLTQMKKGDVFQVRVLDHHLSYKIDQIRVIMPNDVHNLQPVEGRNYVTLLTCTPYGINSHRLIVRGRYIGDNIPGTPPQGAPKWVLWIFLLALLITALLMHLVTRKRRQCRIAIALIHRNYGLGPGGDPGLAGGLPGPGSPGSAFIGPAGVAPAGGQMPRAPAGPASLARSSLPAGGWDDASGPGAPGSRMDQGF, encoded by the coding sequence ATGAGCGAGCATAGCGGCAAGGGGCGTGCGGGCGCCAGCAAGGACCAGTCCAGGCTGAGGTCAAGTCGCGCCCAGGGGGCGCGGCGGGAGGTGGTGAAACCCGGTCGGCCCGGGCACGCTGGTAGGAGCATCAAGTGGCGGTCCATGGTCGACTTGCTGATTTTCCTGATCGGGCTGGGCATCTTCATGTACCCGCTGGTGGCCGCCTATGTCAATTACCAGTCCGCTTCCAGCGCGATTGACAACTACGACTCGATCGTCGAGCGCCTGACCCCGGCTGAAAAAGCGGAGATGTGGGCGCAGGCCAAGCGCTACGACGAGGAGTTGGGCAAGCCTACCCTGCGAGACCCCTTTAAGTATCACAAGCTCAAGTACCCTGTCAACCTCTACAACCGCACGCTCAACGTGGACGGCAAGGGCATGATGGCGTACGTGGAGATTCCGAAAATCTCGGTCAAGCTCCCTGTCTACCACGGCACCAGCGACGACGTCTTGCTCAAGGGCACCGGCCACATCGCCACGACCCACATTCCGACCGATAACAAGACCTTGCACGGTGTGATCACCGGCCACACGGGCGCGGTGGGTCATATCTTCTTCGACAACCTGACGCAGATGAAGAAGGGCGATGTCTTCCAGGTGCGCGTCCTGGACCACCACTTGTCTTACAAAATCGACCAGATTCGTGTGATCATGCCCAACGACGTGCACAACCTGCAGCCGGTGGAGGGCCGCAACTACGTGACCCTGCTGACGTGCACCCCCTACGGCATCAACTCCCACCGTCTGATTGTGCGCGGCCGTTATATAGGTGACAACATCCCCGGCACCCCGCCTCAGGGGGCGCCTAAGTGGGTGCTCTGGATCTTCCTGCTGGCCCTGCTGATCACCGCGCTCCTGATGCATCTGGTCACTCGGAAGCGGCGGCAGTGCCGAATCGCTATCGCCTTAATCCATCGCAATTACGGGCTGGGCCCGGGCGGCGATCCAGGCTTGGCTGGCGGCTTGCCAGGGCCTGGCTCCCCAGGGTCGGCGTTCATCGGTCCGGCCGGCGTCGCCCCGGCTGGTGGCCAAATGCCCAGGGCCCCGGCCGGCCCCGCATCACTGGCTAGATCATCCTTGCCTGCGGGAGGGTGGGACGATGCTTCCGGGCCGGGAGCCCCTGGTTCGCGCATGGACCAGGGCTTCTGA
- a CDS encoding chloride channel protein — protein sequence MTTAERTPALTPGPGQIAAQAQAAGARPLLPHGWALALSALVLGALAGVSSGLLSLFLDLVEQVFLGFVENSALPGPFGVPPLRRLLSVLVAGAIAALIWCLLRNKCARVPSVAQAVKGAWMPVWQTVVHVLTQILLVAAGASIGREVAPREAGAMLGGVWFRLAHRLGLRPSDRRLLVAATAGAGFAGIYISPLTGALFGVEVLLGSMDLTTVAVCLGMSSVATLVGGSIKGFEAYYAVSSQPFPLRVMLFALVTGPLAGFVGAAFRRMTSWAESHQTTGRAILWQLPAVAGLTGLIAILLPEVMGNGRALAQTAMGLSAEAASPQTGSRLWLLIATFLAFGLWKAICTVLTIRAGASGGTLTPSIALGSALGAILALIASPLAPVIPFWQAAVIGAAATLAASQQAPLMALFMLFEVCHLPAPALMPLALAVALSTAVSRGILSRFQARA from the coding sequence GTGACTACAGCAGAGCGAACACCAGCCTTAACGCCGGGCCCCGGCCAGATTGCGGCCCAAGCCCAGGCTGCGGGCGCGCGCCCCTTGCTGCCCCACGGCTGGGCCCTGGCGCTCTCAGCTCTGGTCCTGGGCGCTCTGGCTGGTGTCTCCTCCGGCCTGCTTTCCCTCTTCCTGGATTTGGTGGAGCAGGTGTTCCTTGGTTTCGTCGAGAATTCCGCCCTTCCTGGTCCGTTCGGGGTACCCCCGCTGCGGCGGCTGCTTTCCGTGCTGGTCGCAGGCGCGATTGCGGCCCTGATTTGGTGTCTGTTGCGGAATAAGTGCGCGCGCGTGCCCTCAGTGGCGCAGGCGGTCAAAGGCGCTTGGATGCCGGTGTGGCAGACCGTCGTGCATGTGCTCACTCAGATTCTCCTCGTGGCCGCCGGAGCCTCCATCGGCCGCGAGGTGGCCCCTCGCGAGGCTGGCGCCATGCTCGGCGGCGTCTGGTTCCGCCTGGCCCATCGCCTGGGCCTGCGCCCCAGCGACCGTCGGCTTCTGGTAGCCGCGACTGCTGGCGCGGGATTCGCGGGCATTTACATCTCCCCGCTCACGGGCGCCCTGTTCGGGGTGGAGGTCCTGCTGGGCAGCATGGACCTGACTACGGTGGCGGTTTGCCTGGGCATGTCCTCGGTGGCTACGCTGGTCGGCGGGTCGATTAAGGGTTTCGAAGCGTACTATGCGGTCAGCTCCCAGCCTTTCCCCCTGCGGGTCATGCTGTTCGCGCTGGTGACCGGCCCCCTGGCCGGGTTCGTGGGCGCTGCCTTCCGCCGCATGACCTCCTGGGCTGAGTCGCATCAGACGACCGGGCGGGCCATCCTCTGGCAGCTTCCGGCCGTTGCCGGGCTGACCGGTCTGATCGCCATCCTCCTTCCCGAGGTCATGGGCAATGGGCGGGCCTTGGCCCAGACCGCGATGGGCCTGTCCGCCGAAGCCGCGAGCCCGCAAACAGGCAGCCGGCTCTGGCTGCTCATCGCCACTTTCCTGGCTTTCGGGCTCTGGAAGGCCATTTGCACGGTCCTGACCATTCGCGCCGGCGCTTCCGGTGGCACCCTGACCCCCTCCATCGCGCTCGGCTCGGCCCTAGGAGCCATCCTGGCGCTCATCGCCTCGCCCTTGGCGCCGGTCATTCCCTTCTGGCAAGCCGCGGTCATCGGCGCCGCCGCCACTTTGGCCGCCTCCCAGCAGGCTCCGCTGATGGCGTTGTTCATGCTCTTCGAGGTCTGCCACCTGCCTGCGCCGGCCCTAATGCCCCTGGCCCTGGCGGTGGCCCTATCGACCGCCGTCTCCCGTGGCATCCTCAGCCGCTTCCAGGCCCGCGCATAA
- a CDS encoding metal-sensitive transcriptional regulator: MAGYMNDKQRVITRLRRIEGQVRAIESMVESDTYCIDVLTQIAASTSALKSVALNILDDHMNHCVREAAQKGGDEADGKMQEASDAIARLVRS; the protein is encoded by the coding sequence ATGGCGGGATACATGAACGATAAACAGCGGGTCATCACGCGCCTGCGCCGCATCGAAGGGCAAGTGCGGGCCATCGAATCAATGGTGGAATCGGACACCTACTGCATCGACGTGCTCACCCAGATTGCGGCCTCCACTTCCGCCCTGAAGTCGGTGGCCCTGAACATCTTGGACGACCATATGAACCACTGCGTGCGCGAGGCGGCGCAAAAAGGCGGCGACGAGGCTGATGGAAAGATGCAAGAGGCCTCGGACGCCATAGCCCGCCTGGTCCGCTCCTGA
- a CDS encoding class C sortase: protein MDWSVLVAVALVCMFALGYALYSGSMFMQNHNDHESTQSVDKYDQAVRKLSPKQIKAIRADIRRYDGNLRAGGPLDPFSGKPVNSQEAGKVEDYTKILGKVSPDMVGYLSVPKAKFAGPIYYGDVNSTLTRGVGYLDQTAIPADVKGTRSVLYGHTGLDDMHVFDDLYRVRKGDTFSVRVLDATYHYKVSDISTVKPTETDSLRPQKDKTIVTLLTCTPKGVNDHRLLVSGQLTDVTTDKPKLNHTISPLMLIVTAIPLALAVVGAAYVALRRQQLRGGSSAGLKPGGGQGLGAV, encoded by the coding sequence ATGGACTGGTCGGTGCTGGTGGCGGTGGCGCTTGTCTGCATGTTCGCATTGGGCTATGCCCTCTACAGCGGCAGCATGTTCATGCAGAACCACAACGACCACGAATCCACTCAATCGGTAGATAAGTACGACCAGGCGGTGCGCAAGCTCAGCCCCAAGCAAATCAAGGCGATCCGTGCCGACATCAGGCGCTACGATGGCAACCTGCGCGCCGGAGGACCCTTGGACCCCTTCTCCGGCAAACCAGTCAATTCCCAGGAAGCTGGCAAGGTGGAGGACTACACCAAGATTCTAGGCAAGGTCAGCCCGGACATGGTGGGCTACCTGAGCGTGCCCAAGGCCAAGTTCGCCGGTCCGATCTACTACGGCGACGTCAACAGCACGCTCACCCGAGGGGTGGGCTACCTGGACCAGACCGCCATCCCCGCGGACGTCAAGGGCACGCGCTCGGTCTTGTATGGACACACTGGTTTGGATGATATGCACGTGTTCGACGACCTGTACCGGGTGCGCAAGGGCGATACCTTCTCCGTGCGCGTACTGGATGCCACCTACCATTACAAGGTCTCCGACATCAGCACGGTCAAGCCTACCGAGACCGACTCCCTGCGTCCCCAGAAGGACAAGACGATCGTGACCCTGCTGACCTGCACGCCCAAGGGCGTCAACGACCACCGGCTCTTGGTCTCTGGGCAGTTGACCGATGTGACCACCGACAAGCCCAAGCTCAATCACACGATTTCGCCCCTGATGCTGATCGTCACTGCCATACCGCTGGCCCTGGCGGTGGTGGGCGCGGCTTATGTGGCCCTGCGCCGCCAGCAGCTGCGCGGGGGCTCCAGCGCTGGCTTGAAACCGGGCGGCGGCCAAGGTTTGGGGGCGGTATGA
- a CDS encoding alpha/beta fold hydrolase: MELDLIDEGQYEQTMRQTVLPALEACKREGWMCSNAPGDDGTARFGPADLPGRRAVVPTSPDRLHYVCYEAARFDELGLPGSQGLRRGAVVISHGFTEFAGKYSEMAWYFLLAGYTVCILEHWGHGLSGRGLDDPNLVWVDSYRRYVDDLAVFCKEVAVDYGGDLPICLYSHSMGAGVAASLLERYPALVDRAVLSSPMIAPRTGLPLGLTNMVMNAACGLGMGQCKVPGHHRFDPHFDPGSVGNASQARLRWNHGLRAADPAYQTSAATYGWVRQAIAMSRDVLKPALCERVEGSTLVFQASPDALVPPKPQERFVNQVRVGGCQIDLVRVPNATHELYTMPNRVLSPYLERILTFFSEPDSLAGSDG; the protein is encoded by the coding sequence ATGGAGCTTGATTTGATTGATGAGGGGCAATACGAGCAGACCATGCGTCAGACGGTGCTGCCTGCCTTGGAGGCTTGCAAGCGCGAGGGGTGGATGTGCTCGAATGCGCCTGGAGATGATGGGACGGCGCGGTTTGGTCCGGCTGACCTGCCTGGCCGGCGTGCCGTAGTTCCGACTAGCCCGGACCGTCTGCACTATGTGTGCTACGAGGCCGCCCGTTTCGACGAGCTGGGGTTGCCTGGGTCCCAGGGCCTGCGCCGGGGCGCGGTCGTCATCTCCCACGGTTTCACCGAATTCGCTGGCAAGTACAGCGAAATGGCCTGGTACTTCCTGTTGGCTGGTTACACGGTCTGCATCCTGGAGCACTGGGGTCACGGGCTCTCCGGCCGGGGGTTGGACGATCCGAACCTGGTGTGGGTGGACTCATACCGGCGCTATGTGGATGATTTGGCCGTCTTCTGCAAGGAGGTGGCCGTTGACTATGGCGGCGACCTGCCCATATGCCTTTACTCCCATTCGATGGGCGCCGGCGTCGCGGCCTCCCTGTTGGAGCGCTATCCGGCGCTGGTGGACCGTGCCGTGCTCTCCTCGCCGATGATTGCTCCGAGGACCGGCCTGCCGCTAGGCCTGACGAATATGGTCATGAACGCCGCTTGCGGCCTGGGGATGGGCCAGTGCAAGGTGCCCGGCCACCACCGGTTCGACCCCCACTTCGACCCGGGCTCGGTGGGCAATGCCAGCCAGGCGCGCTTGCGTTGGAACCACGGCTTGCGGGCCGCTGACCCCGCTTATCAGACCTCCGCCGCCACCTACGGCTGGGTCCGCCAGGCCATTGCGATGTCACGGGATGTGCTGAAACCGGCCCTGTGTGAGCGGGTGGAGGGTTCGACCCTGGTCTTTCAGGCCAGTCCGGACGCGCTCGTCCCGCCCAAGCCCCAGGAGCGCTTTGTCAACCAGGTCCGCGTCGGCGGATGTCAAATCGACTTGGTCCGCGTCCCCAACGCCACGCATGAGCTTTACACCATGCCCAACCGGGTCCTGTCCCCCTACCTTGAACGCATCCTGACCTTCTTCTCCGAGCCTGACTCCCTGGCTGGAAGCGACGGATAG